In a genomic window of Vigna angularis cultivar LongXiaoDou No.4 chromosome 6, ASM1680809v1, whole genome shotgun sequence:
- the LOC108342426 gene encoding uncharacterized protein LOC108342426 → MRSWKLLLLWAALMFAALGVKVSFPIAATHLPLVWTFLLLCFKPPYLFLLLNTIIISIVASSRFHHSKPQSDPTPPPPLQPKSLLQEQEVEKEIIHQEITLKRTDSTEIPSSTEKPLVSARFTHRKFLKSTSEGGRALKVVGKAKRHETLESTWKAITEGRSVPLSRHMKKCDTWQSRGNLAPSLENKSGEIFTDVSTAGRLRKEPSLSQEELNRRVEAFIRKFNEEMRLQRQESLEQYMQMVSRGAA, encoded by the exons ATGCGCAGTTGGAAACTTCTCCTGCTCTGGGCCGCTCTCATGTTCGCGGCCTTGGGAGTAAAAGTGTCTTTTCCCATCGCCGCCACCCACCTCCCTCTCGTATGGACCTTCCTCCTTCTCTGCTTCAAGCCTCCTTACCTCTTCCTCCTTCTCAACACCATCATCATCTCCATCGTTGCATCCTCCAGGTTCCACCACTCCAAACCTCAATCCGATCCAACTCCTCCGCCACCTCTTCAACCCAAATCCCTCCTCCAAGAACAAGAAGTGGAAAAGGAAATAATCCACCAAGAAATCACACTCAAGAGAACAGACTCAACGGAGATTCCATCGTCCACGGAGAAGCCTCTCGTGTCTGCTAGGTTCACTCACCGGAAATTCCTTAAATCCACTTCTGAAG GTGGGAGAGCGTTGAAGGTGGTGGGCAAGGCCAAACGGCACGAAACGTTGGAGAGCACGTGGAAGGCCATAACGGAAGGTCGATCCGTGCCATTGAGCAGACACATGAAGAAGTGTGACACGTGGCAGAGCCGCGGCAACCTCGCTCCGTCTCTTGAAAACAAGTCCGGCGAGATCTTCACCGACGTTTCCACCGCCGGGAGGCTGCGGAAAGAGCCGTCGCTGAGTCAAGAAGAGTTGAATCGGCGCGTGGAAGCGTTCATACGGAAGTTCAACGAGGAGATGAGGTTGCAGAGACAAGAATCCTTAGAACAGTACATGCAGATGGTTAGCCGCGGTGCCGCTTAG
- the LOC108342960 gene encoding uncharacterized protein LOC108342960 — protein sequence MIDLSTLNPAQITVLGSAFCVMLSMHFTSQLLSQHLFYWKNPKEQKAIIIIILMAPLYATVSFVGLLDIRGSKEFFTFLESAKECYEALVIAKFLALMYSYLNISMSGNIVPDEIKGREIHHSFPMTLFQPRTVHLDYRNLKLLKYWTWQFVVIRPVCSILMIALQLLGLYPTWLSWTFTVILNISVSLALYSLVVFYHVFAKELAPHTPLAKFLCIKGIVFFCFWQGMVLDLLAKFGVIQSRHLRLDVEHIEEAMQNILVCVEMVIFSVLQQYAYHPAPYSGEVEKMLRQNKKND from the exons ATGATAGATCTAAGCACGCTCAATCCCGCACAGATTACCGTGCTGGGATCCGCGTTTTGTGTTATGCTTTCCATGCATTTCACATCGCAGTTATTGTCTCAGCATCTCTTCTATTGGAAGAATCCAAAAGAGCAAAAGGCTATTATCATCATCATTCTCATGGCTCCCCTTTATGCAACTGTCTCCTTTGTGGGTCTCTTGGATATTAGAGGAAGCAAAGAGTTTTTCACCTTTTTGGAGTCAGCCAAAGAATGTTATGAAGCTTTGGTCATTGCCAAGTTTTTGGCTTTGATGTATAGTTACTTGAACATATCAATGAGTGGAAACATTGTGCCCGATGAAATTAAAGGCAGGGAAATTCACCACTCTTTTCCCATGACACTTTTTCAG CCTCGTACTGTTCACCTGGACTACCGTAATTTGAAGCTTCTAAAATATTGGACATGGCAATTTGTTGTTATCCGTCCAGTATGTTCCATTCTGATGATAGCATTGCAGTTACTTGGGCTGTATCCAACTTGGTTGAGCTGGACATTCACCGTCATCCTCAACATATCTGTGTCGTTAGCCTTGTATTCTCTGGTGGTCTTTTACCATGTGTTTGCTAAAGAACTGGCACCACACACGCCTCTAGCGAAATTCTTGTGTATCAAAGGAATTGTTTTCTTCTGCTTTTGGCAG GGAATGGTGCTGGATCTTTTAGCAAAATTTGGCGTCATTCAATCTCGTCATTTGCGGTTAGATGTGGAGCACATTGAGGAAGCTATGCAGAATATTTTGGTATGTGTAGAGATGGTTATCTTTTCTGTTCTGCAACAGTATGCTTATCATCCTGCACCATATAGCGGAGAAGTTGAGAAAATGCTTagacaaaacaagaaaaatgacTAA
- the LOC108342958 gene encoding uncharacterized protein LOC108342958: protein MKAIVITSPGGPEVLQLQEVEDPQLQEDEVLIGVHATALNRADTLQRKGFHPPPKGASPYLGLECSGTVLSIGKNVSKWKIGDQVCALLGGGGYAEKVAVPAGQVLPIPPGVSLTDAASFPEVACTVWSTIFMTSRLSQGETLLVHGGSSGIGTFAIQIAKYRGARVFVTAGSEEKLAFCKSIGADVAINYKTEDFVERVKEETGGQGVDVILDCMGASYYQRNLDSLNLDGRLFIIGLQGGVTTEANLRPLLAKRLTVQAAGLRNRSLENKAAIISEVEKNVWPAIAEGKVKPVVYKSFPLAEAVDAHRLMESSKHIGKILLVP, encoded by the exons atgaaggctATAGTGATAACGAGTCCGGGGGGTCCTGAAGTGCTGCAGCTTCAAGAAGTTGAAGATCCCCAACTCCAAGAGGACGAGGTTCTCATCGGAGTCCACGCTACTGCCCTTAACAGAGCCGATACCCTCCAGAGGAAGGGCTTCCACCCTCCCCCTAAGGGTGCCAGTCCCTACCTGGGTCTCGAATGTTCCGGAACAGTCCTATCTATCGGTAAAAACGTTTCCAAGTGGAAAATCGGCGATCAG GTATGTGCTCTTCTCGGCGGGGGAGGTTATGCCGAGAAAGTTGCTGTTCCCGCCGGGCAAGTGCTTCCGATTCCACCAGGTGTTTCCCTCACGGATGCAGCTAGTTTTCCTGAGGTCGCATGCACTGTGTGGTCTACTATTTTCATGACGAGTCGTTTATCTCAAGGGGAAACCCTGTTG GTTCATGGTGGTTCTAGTGGGATTGGTACATTTGCAATTCAGATAGCTAAGTATCGAGGGGCAAGAGTATTTGTTACTGCAG GGAGTGAGGAGAAGCTAGCTTTTTGTAAGAGTATTGGGGCTGATGTGGCTATTAATTACAAAACAGAAGACTTTGTTGAGAGGGTAAAGGAGGAAACTGGTGGACAAG GTGTTGATGTCATTCTTGATTGTATGGGAGCATCCTACTATCAAAGAAATCTTGATAGCTTGAATTTGGATGGAAGGCTTTTTATTATTGGCTTACAGGGTGGGGTTACTACTGAAGCAAATCTCCGCCCTTTACTTGCTAAGCGTCTCACAGTACAAG CGGCTGGCTTGCGTAATAGAAGTCTCGAAAATAAAGCCGCGATTATTAGCGAAGTGGAGAAGAACGTTTGGCCTGCCATTGCCGAAGGAAAGGTTAAGCCTGTGGTCTACAAATCTTTCCCTCTTGCGGAGGCTGTTGATGCTCATCGGCTTATGGAAAGCAGCAAGCATATTGGGAAGATATTGCTTGTGCCATGA
- the LOC108341910 gene encoding 60S ribosomal protein L26-1 encodes MKFNPRVSSSRRKSRKAHFTAPSSVRRVLMSAPLSAELRSKYNVRSIPVRKEDEVQVVRGTYKGREGKVTQVYRRKWVIHIERITREKVNGSTVNVGIHPSKVVVTKLKLDKDRKAILDRKAKGRAAADKEKGTKFAPEDIMQTVD; translated from the coding sequence ATGAAGTTCAACCCAAGAGTATCGAGCAGCCGCCGCAAGAGCCGGAAGGCTCACTTCACCGCGCCGTCTAGCGTGCGGCGGGTGCTGATGAGCGCTCCTCTCTCAGCGGAGCTCCGGTCCAAGTACAACGTGCGCTCGATTCCGGTGAGGAAAGAGGATGAAGTGCAGGTGGTTCGTGGAACGTACAAGGGACGCGAGGGGAAGGTGACTCAGGTGTACCGTCGCAAGTGGGTCATCCACATCGAGCGCATCACTCGCGAGAAGGTTAATGGTTCAACTGTCAACGTAGGAATCCACCCTTCCAAGGTTGTGGTGACGAAGCTGAAACTGGACAAAGATCGCAAGGCCATTCTCGATCGCAAGGCGAAGGGTCGCGCCGCCGCTGATAAGGAGAAGGGCACCAAGTTCGCTCCCGAAGACATCATGCAAACCGTTGATTAA
- the LOC108342453 gene encoding endonuclease 1: protein MMGRHRSLWVSLVSFGFVLFFSSTFIGVPSALGWSKEGHVMTCQIAQALLEPEASEAVNRLLPDYVKGNLSALCVWPDQIRHGYKYRWTSPLHFIDTPDNACSFQYSRDCHDSHGVEDMCVAGAVKNFTSQLKQYREGTSDQRYNMTEALLFLSHFMGDIHQPMHVGFTTDEGGNTIELRWFRHKSNLHHVWDREIILSALADYYDKDVSLLLQDIQRNYTYGIWVDDISSWKHCNDISQCVNDWAKESIQIACKWGYEGVKSGTTLADYYFDSRMPFVMKRIAQGGIRLAMVLNKVFAASEEGFTYNNNVGR, encoded by the exons ATGATGGGTAGACATAGAAGTTTGTGGGTGTCTCTTGTTTCATTTGGATTTGTCTTGTTCTTTAGCTCAACTTTCATTGGAGTGCCTAGTGCCCTTGGCTGGAGCAAAGAGGGTCATGTCATGACATGCCAAATTGCACAg GCACTTTTAGAGCCTGAGGCATCAGAAGCAGTGAACCGTTTGCTACCTGACTATGTGAAAGGCAACTTATCAGCCCTTTGCGTATGGCCTGACCAAATTAGACACGGCTACAAATATAGGTGGACAAGTCCTCTTCATTTCATTGACACACCGGATAATGCTTGTTCCTTTCAGTATTCAA GAGACTGCCATGATTCCCATGGTGTGGAGGATATGTGTGTTGCTGGTGCTGTCAAAAATTTCACTTCCCAACTCAAGCAATACAGAGAGGGGACATCTGATCAACGAT ATAATATGACGGAGGCGTTGTTGTTCTTGTCACATTTCATGGGAGACATTCATCAG CCAATGCACGTTGGATTCACCACTGACGAAGGAGGAAACACGATAGAACTACGCTGGTTCAGGCATAAATCTAATCTGCACCAT GTGTGGGACAGAGAAATTATCCTCAGTGCACTAGCAGACTATTATGATAAGGATGTGAGCCTCCTTCTCCAAGACATTCAGAGGAACTACACATAT GGAATCTGGGTAGATGATATTTCATCTTGGAAACATTGTAATGATATCTCTCAGTGTGTAAACGA TTGGGCCAAAGAAAGCATACAAATTGCTTGCAAATGGGGTTACGAAGGTGTTAAATCTGGAACAACTCTGGCAG ATTATTACTTCGACTCAAGGATGCCATTTGTCATGAAACGAATTGCTCAAGGTGGAATTCGATTAGCCATGGTTTTAAATAAGGTGTTTGCTGCCTCTGAAGAAGGATTTACGTACAACAACAACGTAGGAAGATAG